GATTTATCTGGACTATGCAGCAACAACGCCAATGAGACAAGAAGCAATTGAGGTATATACTGAAGCGGCAACGAGCTATTATGGAAATTCCAGCAGTCTTCACACACTTGGAACACAAGCAGAGAATCTGCTTACACTATGCAGAAAAAAATTAAGTCTGTTAGTAAATTGCCGAGAGGATGATCTTTTTTTTACAAGCGGGGGAACAGAAGCTAATTACTTAGCTATCCACTCTCTTTTAAAAGGAAACACTAGCAAACGAAAACATTTGGTTACAACGAAGCTTGAACATTCTTCAGTTCTTCATACGTTGCAGCAGCTTGAAAAAGAAGGCTTTTCCTTATCTTACGTACCTGTAGATCAAAACGGCGTTGTGTCTGTAGACGACTTAAAGAAGACGATTCGACCTGACACTGTGCTAGTAGCCATTCAGCATATCAATCATGAGCTCGGTACAATTCAGCCAGTTGAGGATATTGGCCATTTTTTATCTAAAAAAGAAATTCTCTTTCACTGTGATTGTGTTCAATCTTTCGGTAAGCTTCCTATTGATGTTAAAAAGCTGAAAGCTGATAGCATCTCAGTTTCTAGTCATAAAATTTACGGACCAAAAGGTGTAGGAATGGTATACATGAATTCAAGTTCTTCTTGGAAGCCTATTTATCATAAAGCAACTCATGAAAAAGGCTTTCGCCCTGGGACTGTAAATACCACAGGCATTGCTGCCTTTACTGCAGCAGCTGAATGCGCATATGCAGAAATGAAGACCGCCAGAAGCCATTATGAGCGCTTAAAATCGTACTTACTGGAAAAACTAGAATCTCTTGCTCCTTTTATAGAGGTAGAAGGCCTTGGGAACTCTCATTTTCCTGGAATTATTGGACTGACATTTTCAAACATACAGGGTCAATATGTTATGTTACAATGTAATCGTCACGGAATTGCTATATCTACGGGAAGTGCCTGCCATGTAAATCAGCAGGAACCATTAGCTTCTTTACTTGCGATTGGCAAATCGACTGCGAATGCTAAGAACTTTGTACGTCTTTCATTTAGTCAACATTCAACGTTTAAGCATATTGATCGACTCATATCCGTTTTTCATTTATTACAGCAAGAATTTATGACAGTGTAAAAGGAGGGATTAAAGGTGCCAGGAACTCAAAAAAAAATTCTTGGAGAAGAAAGAAGAGAACTTATTCTACAATGGTTACAAACAGAGAATAAACCAATGACGGGCAGTGAGC
The genomic region above belongs to Priestia megaterium and contains:
- a CDS encoding IscS subfamily cysteine desulfurase — translated: MIYLDYAATTPMRQEAIEVYTEAATSYYGNSSSLHTLGTQAENLLTLCRKKLSLLVNCREDDLFFTSGGTEANYLAIHSLLKGNTSKRKHLVTTKLEHSSVLHTLQQLEKEGFSLSYVPVDQNGVVSVDDLKKTIRPDTVLVAIQHINHELGTIQPVEDIGHFLSKKEILFHCDCVQSFGKLPIDVKKLKADSISVSSHKIYGPKGVGMVYMNSSSSWKPIYHKATHEKGFRPGTVNTTGIAAFTAAAECAYAEMKTARSHYERLKSYLLEKLESLAPFIEVEGLGNSHFPGIIGLTFSNIQGQYVMLQCNRHGIAISTGSACHVNQQEPLASLLAIGKSTANAKNFVRLSFSQHSTFKHIDRLISVFHLLQQEFMTV